From Arachis stenosperma cultivar V10309 chromosome 2, arast.V10309.gnm1.PFL2, whole genome shotgun sequence, one genomic window encodes:
- the LOC130962016 gene encoding probable indole-3-pyruvate monooxygenase YUCCA5, protein MENLLRLVDHEEFFSRRCIWVNGPVIVGAGPSGLATAACLREQGVPFMLLEREDCIASLWQKRTYDRLKLHLPKQFCQLPKLPFPADFPEYPSKKQFIQYLESYATKFEINPRFNECVQFARYDETSGLWRVKTKTSASAEFEYICRWLVVATGENAECVVPEIDGLADFKGDVIHAADYKSGEKFRGKKVLVVGCGNSGMELSLDLCNYNASPSMVVRSSVHVLPREICGKSTFELAVMLMKWLPLWLVDKLLLILAWLVLGNIAKYGLKRPAEGPLQLKNSKGKTPVLDIGALEKIRSGDIKVVPGIKKLNGFSVELVNGEEHDVDAVVLATGYRSNVPCWLQEGEFFSKNGFPKSPFPNGWKGNSGLYAVGFTRRGLSGASSDAIRIAQDIGHVWKQDTKQKKKTTTACHRRCISQF, encoded by the exons ATGGAGAACTTGTTGCGCCTAGTGGATCATGAGGAGTTTTTCTCAAGAAGATGCATTTGGGTGAATGGCCCTGTAATTGTAGGTGCAGGACCCTCAGGTCTTGCAACTGCAGCATGCCTTAGAGAACAAGGAGTACCCTTCATGCTTCTCGAAAGAGAAGATTGCATAGCTTCCTTATGGCAAAAGCGCACTTACGACCGACTCAAACTTCACCTTCCAAAGCAGTTTTGCCAACTCCCCAAGCTTCCATTCCCTGCGGATTTCCCAGAATACCCTTCCAAGAAGCAGTTCATTCAGTACCTTGAATCCTACGCAACCAAATTCGAGATCAATCCAAGGTTCAATGAGTGTGTCCAGTTTGCAAGGTATGATGAGACTAGCGGCTTGTGGAGGGTCAAGACTAAAACGTCTGCCTCCGCTGAGTTCGAGTATATTTGTAGGTGGTTGGTGGTGGCCACCGGCGAGAATGCCGAGTGCGTCGTGCCGGAGATTGACGGACTCGCCGACTTCAAAGGCGATGTCATCCATGCCGCTGACTATAAGTCAGGGGAGAAATTCAGGGGAAAGAAGGTTCTCGTCGTCGGATGCGGCAACTCCGGCATGGAACTCTCTCTTGACCTTTGCAATTACAATGCATCACCGTCAATGGTGGTTCGCAGCTCG GTTCATGTTTTGCCAAGAGAAATATGCGGAAAATCAACGTTTGAATTGGCGGTTATGCTGATGAAATGGTTGCCGTTATGGTTGGTTGACAAGCTGCTACTGATCCTGGCATGGTTGGTTTTGGGAAACATAGCGAAATACGGGCTAAAGCGGCCGGCGGAGGGGCCGTTACAGCTGAAGAACTCGAAGGGGAAGACACCGGTTCTTGACATTGGGGCATTAGAGAAGATCAGATCCGGTGATATAAAAGTGGTGCCAGGGATCAAGAAGCTTAACGGTTTCAGCGTCGAGCTTGTTAACGGTGAAGAGCACGACGTTGACGCCGTTGTTCTTGCCACCGGTTACCGTAGCAATGTCCCTTGTTGGCTCCAAGAAGGTGAATTTTTCTCAAAGAATGGGTTCCCAAAGTCACCATTCCCAAATGGGTGGAAAGGGAATTCAGGGCTTTATGCTGTTGGGTTCACAAGGAGAGGCCTCTCAGGTGCTTCTTCTGATGCTATCAGAATTGCACAAGATATTGGTCATGTTTGGAAGCAAGACactaagcaaaagaaaaaaacaacCACTGCTTGCCATAGACGCTGCATTTCCcaattctaa